In Setaria italica strain Yugu1 chromosome IX, Setaria_italica_v2.0, whole genome shotgun sequence, the genomic stretch CCTCTTGCTTACCTTATCCTCCCCTTCTTTGTTTTGTCTTGCCTAATTGCCTTCAGTTCACACTCTCGCCCTCGTCTCTCTCCATgcatccctccctccctctctccccccaCCTTCCACTTTTGGAGGAGCATGGAATCCTTCTCCGATCGTGTCATCCCTCTACTTTGGGCTTTACCTTTTATAGTAAAGTTTTTTTCTTATACACGCTCTTTTGTTCCCCGTTTGGATTTTAAATGCTTGTTCTCTTgaattggtttttttttttttgcaatctaGAGCTGTTTGTAGTTTCTATTATTTTATTGGTTCAAAAAATAAGAGATTTTATTCAAACTGTCATTTGTTATACCACAATATTTGAATGCTTTTTTTGGGGTTTTGTGTGAACTTTAGTGTTGTTTAAAACATAAAATGTTCTCTATTAACCTTTAGCATATCATTGTTTAAGCAGTAAAATGTCTTAGCATCTCACAAAAAGTTTTTGTTGTTAACTTTAACATCTTGTAATAAACCGCAAAAGGTAACGTCTTCGCACAAGGTTGTTACTAACTTTAACGACTCAAACTGTTTTAAGCCACAAAATGTTTTTTTAACTTTATCATCAACGCAAAAAATTTGTTAAAGGTGACGGTTTAAACTACCAAAGTCGCCGGTTTTACTAGGGGTTATTCGGCAATTTTAATggctcaaaaaaaaatgaatttgtTAAAGAAAGAATTGTTTAAGCTATCAAATAAGTGAGTTTGTTAAAGCTTTGATCTTTTGAGGTACAAAAGTCATCATTTATCCTAGGGATTCTTGAGTAATTCTCATGGATAGAAAAAATAAGCAAGTTTATTAAATCTATGACTATTTAAACCACGAAAGTAATCGTAATAGTACTTTGATAATCTTAATGGTTGGAAACCAAACAGAGTTTATTAAAACGTGCCACCATGTAAGCTGTTAAGGCTTTAAGTTTCTATGTGTATGTACTTTGTTAGTTTCTAGCTTATACATATATACGCTAAAGTTGTGATCATTTAGAGCCACAAGAACCATCAACGTCATAGTTGTTATCTGGTAATTTTAATAGTTTGAAATCAAGAAAGTTGTTTGATTTAAAATTGCAACCTTAAAGCCGCAAATGCCACACGGTTGTCTATAACCTAAGTCTCCAGAACAAGAAAGTTTCTTAAAGTTGCAGCAGTTTGAACCTTTGGTTATTTTAATGGCTCGAGAACAAGAGAGTCAATAAAGCTACCACCAATTTTAAACCACAAAAGCTATCAATTTCTTTGGAGCTTCTTTGCTAATTTTAATGGTGAAACAAGTGAGTTTGTTAAACCATAAATGTTTAAGCCACAAAAGTGATAGGGGTTCTTTATTAGTTTCTAATTGCTCGAAAACAAAAAATTTTCTTAACCTGTAACTTTTACACACAAAGTTATTTGTTTTGCATGAAAATTGTTTGTTTTTGGTGTGCTCATGAAACATGGTTTTGTTTAATTCATAACTTTTGTCAATTTTTGGCATACTCTCTCTGTTTCAAAACGAATTCAATTCTAATTTTGCCATAAGTCAAATTATCTAAATTTTGATTGAAATTGTAAAGAATAGTATCACATTTATAGCAACAAATTGGTAGAGTAAGTTCTTaatgaatctaatgatacttatttcATGCTAGAAATTGGATAATCTTCTCAATAAACTTGGACATTTTAAATTGTTTGATTTAGGACAAAGCTTAAATCACATTCTttttgaacggagggagtactcacCAACACTAGAGCCATACCAATGCCATTTATTTGAAGTTGGGGGCTACTTTTTAGATGTAAAGGATAGCTACTGCTCACTTCATCCACAAACATAAGGAGTTCAAagtttgttctaagtcaaattatcctaagtttgatcaaatttactCAAAGATTATTAGTATCTACCACATCAAAAAGTAAATTGTGAAAATATGTTTCGCTAATGACACTCATTTGATATTATAAAAATTATTATTCTTTCTATAACTTGGTCAAACTAGAATAGTTCGACCTAAGGCAAACCCAAAATCTCTTACATTTATGGACAAAAAAAGTATGTTTGTTGAGCCTATAAAACTCATGTTATTATTTTAATCGATAAATGACATGAGTGAAGGAGACAGAtaaacaagtttgtttaagcaAATACCTTTAGGGTTGTCATAATTAtgggagaggtattttgagttATCAATTAGAAAGGTAGGCATTTTATTAAAACTATCATCTTTTTCTATACAACATGATATTGTTTTACCAAGTGGGTTTATTGCATATGCCCATGAGTTTTTCAAAGCCGTAACTCTTTTAGCTGTAACTATTATCTGTTTCTAGCATAAAAGACATGGGTTGTTAAAGCAATGATCTTTTTTAGTCGTAATAATTGGTTGTTCTCTAACACATGGGTCGTGAGTTTGTTAAAGCGATAGTTTCTTTAGTGGTAATGATATTATTGCTAGTTCTCTAGCCTAAGGGTCATGATATTGTCAAAGCAGCAAatgtaagggtgtgtttggtttcaAGGACGGGACGGGACAGAATGGGATGGTTCCAATtttagaggtgtttggatgggagTCAAGTGGGATGGGCTCATCGCCTAGGAGGAATATTCCTCCAATATGCGAGACAACCCCGTCCCTCCGAATCGAGCGGACGGGGTCATCCCGATTCGACGGTGCGGCTCTCCGTTACCAACGCGAGCGAGTGAAGATGAGCGGCGGGCCGGCCACCAGCAGGGACGAGCGGCAGGGATGGCAGCCACGGGAGTCCTGAGGGGATCAGCGGCAAGACGACCGCTGCGCCGTCGTTGGGGCGACTGCTGCGCCGCCGGCagggcgagcaggagctccgTCGCAAGTCCTCGGGTGACAagatccggcgccggcgaggcagaGCGACGAGCTCGGGCGACAAGATCCAGTGCAGGCGGCGGGCACGAGCTCCCCAGGCGGCACGGCCAGGGCACGAGGCCGGTGGGGGCGGGGGCAAGGTTCCCTGGCGGCGCGACAAGGGGCTGGAGCTCCACTTGCGGCACGCGGCGTGGTCCCTGGCGGGTGGGACGAGCTCCCCTGCGGGCTGCCGTCACatcgaggaagaagatgaagttgtTAGAATGACTGATGGGGTCCGCTGATGGGAGCTAACAGAAGCTGCAAACGGTGCTCGTCCCCTCTACCGTAaaacctccaaccaaacaaaaaatgagGATGAACCTGTCCTTCTCAACCAAACACGAGTTGGGACCGCCCCATCCCAAAAACTTAGGACAGGATCAACCTATCCCATCTCGTGTCCAAACCAAACACGTGCTAAGttataaaaaaatcatatgtATATTTTTCTGGCATTAAAGATCATGGACGTATTAGAGCAATGTGAGCTGCCAATTAGGAAAGGTAGCAAGTTTGTAAACACGATAGTATTCTTTTTAATTGTACAATTCTCAGATTTCTAACATTGTACAATTCTCAGATTTCTAACTTGAGGGTGAGCTCTAATACAATGGGTCAGTGGTAATCCGTAATCGTGATTATCGCCATGAGTTCACAAGACAAACATCCAAGTTTGTCGAACACTAGTCTATCCAAaaaagatactccctccgttccaaattgtaggttattttgacttttttagtttatggtatgcacttaaatataatgtatgtctagatgtataataatatctattaatctagaaaaattaaaatgatctgtaatttggaacggaggagtaTCTAGGTTCGCCGAATTTAAGAGTGGTTGTAGGTTGCTAGAACAAGGCTACGGCGAAATGATTTGGGGAAGCGGGGTATAGCCGTATAGGGTCAGCAGCCGTGAGATGATGATGTGGGGTGGGGGCCGGAGGAGACGTTTTTGTTTCTACGACGAGCATGTGGGCCCGCCGGGCTCTCCAATCAGCGTGCCGCTAATCCTGGGGCTGGGCCCGCCTTAACGAAGGTCCAGGAGGTCACCAACAGCACCAGCAAGACTAGCAGGCGCGCGCAGAGGGCAGAGGCCCCTCGACGAGAATTTGGTAGCAAGGACAGTTGCGATTTGGACGGCGAAACATACCAAACCTCACACACATTCAAATCAGATATCGTCACAGCTTTTCAGCCAACTTGGCCAAAGTTTTATTGCCTGCTTTTCCTTATTTCTTGCAGGGCTCAGGGTAATGTCAAAAGTACGGAGAAAACAAAATAGTTGAACTTGTCATAAGCCACTgccttatactccctccatctatatTTATAAGGCATGCCATGACTTGTACGGTCTTCTAAAAAATACTTTGATCATTCATTTaccttatattatattatttataattataaatttataatcactgtagagtatatttgattacgaatccaaccatataaagtttacattgtaaaaataaaagaattaatagtcaaattattgatcaaagattgcaaagtttgaacCTTAATATACGTGTATGCCTTATAAATAAATCGGAGGGAGTATGTGCTCCCttcatttttaaatatataaatatagaacaagcatcgatAAAGCTACGTACTTCCATCGTTTTAAAATAGTACACCACTATAAAATTGGTTCAGATCCCACATAGAATGAGGTAATTAGAACTGAGTATTTGGTTGCCCCGTGCATGTTCCAGTACACAGTCACCGCAACATGTTCGAAGCACTAATACATGCACAAAAGCACGGACAATCGATTTCATTACCGTTACCACTTTCTTAGCTGATCCAAACGCCATCCAAATAATCTGTTGCTCCCATGCACATTTCAGTGCTCATGTACATGACACCACCTACCCCACCATAAATACGACGAGCGTCCCGTATATGTGTAGAGTACCATGTTGCATTCCGGAGTCCGGATGGATGGACGGATATGCATCTGCATCTGCGACTGTTGCACTGTGTCATCCGATCGATCTGAGGACCTGTTTGGTTTCAGGGTGCTAAAAATTTAGCACCCgttatatcggatgtttgaatattaattaggagtattaaacatatgctaattacaaaacaaaTTGTACAAAttgagtctaattcgcgagacgaatctattaagcctaattagtccatgatttgacaatgtggtgctacagtaaccatttgctaatgatggattaattaggcttaatagattcgtctcgcaaattagactccatctgtgcaattagttttgtaattagctcatatttagtcctcctaattagcatccgaacatccgatgtgacactgctaaagtttagcacattgtatccaaacaaccccataTACGGTTTCCCCGTCACCATCTGTCGTTGTACTACCTCCGTCCCTAAATAATATCATTTTTGTTTTCCGTACCATAAATTTAATTGGATTTGTAGGAAATACATGCACTATTTatatcttcaaataaatttattaaaaaactaGATTCAAATAGATTCAAATATATATGTAATGGTATTAATTtcgtatcataaatattaatattatatatatagttaaATTTGTTTCTTGGGAAACGAAAACGACACTTAAAGATGGATTGGGTACGCGTTACACGTACCGAGGCTGGCAGCCTGGCAGCAGTAATCCTGCTCTCTGCTCACTGCGATCTGTATGGGTGGTCCCCACCATTGCTGCTGCGGCTGAGCCAACATGAGACCAACCCAGCCGTCAAATACCAGGGGGCCTTTCCCACTGCTTTGCCCCTCCCTGCTGTTTCTTTGCCCACGCCCTCGTGGCCTTCTCCCTTCTCGCTCCTCGGGCCTTGTTTACTTAGCAAATTTGagaggtgctaaattactgttacagcactgtagcacactgtaacatttcgtttgtatttgtgaattattatccaaatattgactaattaggcttaaaagattcgtctcgcaaagtacaacaaaactgtgcaattagtttttaatttcgtctacatttagtactccatgcatgtaccgtaagtttgatgtgatggggaatcttcttttttgcatagtgtcaaagttgggagttgggggtgaagtaaacaaggggtcgGTTTGGGAACGAAACAACGAAAAAAGGGGTTCCGGCTGCGGATGAAGCCAGGCCAGATAATTAACCCAGATGTGCATGTCGAGTTCGTCGTATAACATCTATACAATGCAACGCAAACTCGTATACTAAAAGCATTTTTAGCAGATtaattttctccttttttttctttacctcTTTCATCGTTCACCTTTTCATCCCACTTGTTAGTGACacttctctcctcttctctcccacgCACGACCTCCCATGACAGCACGCACCACGTATAGCGGGGTGGCCAGCGGGCGACGGCACACGTGGGTGCCGCGGCGGGTAGTGGCgtgggcggccggcgaggtggccAATGGTGGCGGACAGCGATGGCAGCCAGCGGGGCACATGTTGGCACACGGAAACCACGGCCAACGACGGGCAAAGGTGCGGGCGGAAGGTGAGGGCGGCCAGCAAGGGAGGCCGTTAGTGGCACGGATGCTAGGGGCGACTGAATGGGCCTGCGGACGGTAGGGGCATGGGCGGATGGCAGATCGCGAGGTGGGCAGCGGTGGTGCTGGTGAACGGCGAGGTGACCAGCAGGCAGATCGAGCGGCCAGCATTTCTCGCACAGCGAGGTGACCAGCAGGCAGATCGAGCGGCCAGCATTTCTCGCACGCATGTAGATTGAACGGTTGAAGAGAAAAATGAATCGAAGAaagggagaaagaaaggaagatgaGTGAATTTCCCTTTAgaaaggggagagggaggaggataaAAGGgattgagaaaaaaagaaaaaggaaatggaaAGGGGATCTATTAGAGTATGTTTTTCTTCCCTCAATCCATTTTTAACtcaggggctgtttggatacgaggtgctaaactttaacagtgtcacatcggatgtttggatgctaattaggaggactaaacatgagctaattataaaactaattgcagaaccttgtgctaattcgcgagacgaatctattaagcctaattaatccatcattagcaaatggttactgtagcaccacattgtcaaatcatggactaattaggcttaatagattcgtctcgcgatttagcctaggggttgtgcaattagttttgtaattagactatgtttaatactcctaattagtgtccaaacatccgatgtgacaggggctaaaatttagcccctccctgccaaacaccccctaaaacaAAGCCCGGGGAGTCTCCGCCCGTGGTTGAATTTTTTTGACAAGCTCGGAATAGAGCTTGGCTACAAATCTACAATATTGGAAAATGTTGACGCCAAGCCTCACACAAGCTTTATATTACCAGCCTCCGCCGAGCGACCTTGTATTGCCATTTGCCAAGTGTAATGTAAATGTTTAATACACGCTTTCTAAGAAATATAGTTGGGGATGTGATCGTGATAGAATTTTTCAGAAAGGATAGGGAATCACAATGGACAAAAACAGTGAGATAAAGTATAGGAgctactccctctatcctaaaTTGCTGattattttagcatttctagattcatatattttactatgtatttagacatattgtatatctagatgtaAAGAAAAACTACGAACTTAGAAATGccacgacctataatttggaatgaatGGAGTTCTTCCGTCAAACTTTTTTTTAGGGCGgtcagccttttttttttacttgagaGAGATTTCTGTCGGACAAGAGGAAATGCAGGCCATGCGCAGGTGTGTGCAGTCGGGCCCGATCAATGCAGTAGGCCCAATTTACACAAGCTTTGCCCGAAAAGGCCCAACCATTTCATGGGTCCCACAAGTCAGAAACGCTGCCGCCGAATTCGGCGATCAGACGCGCCGTCGTTCGGTTCGGGCGTTACGCATTTCGAATCGAAACTCAAAAACCCTCCCctcttcgggggtgtttggatacgaggtgttaaactttaacagtgtcacatcggatgttcggatgctaattaggagaactaaatatgagctaattataaaactaattgcagaaccctgtgctaatccgcgagacgaatctattaagcctaattaatccatcattagcaattggttactgtagcaccacattgtcaaatcatggactaattaggcttaatagattcgtctcgtgaattacacttcatctgtgcaattagttttgtaattagcctatatttaatactcctaattagcatccaaacatccgatgtgacaggtgttaaattttaacacttggttgccaaacaggcccgaTCGCTCGCCCGCCGAACCCAACGTTCCCCAACCCGATCGCAGCCGCCCCCCGCCGTCTAGGGTTTCGGCCCGCGCCCTCCCTCCCCATGGCGAAGGTCAGGAGGTCGACGCCCGCCCCCGTGCCCGCGGCCAAGGCCCCGGCAGCGACGGCGAAGGCCGCGAAAGCCAAGAGCTCGGCGTCCGCGGGCGCGACGGATACGGCCGCGAagagccccgcggcggcggcggcggcgccgccaatTGTGATCGAAATCCCGTCGTCCCCCGACCCCTCCGTGGGGGTAGGCTCCAAGGGGAGCAGCGGTTCCAAGAAGAAGGCGCGGAAGAGGCCCGCGCCGCAGCTCGATCTCGACGACGAGATCGAAATGTGGACCCCGCGGCAGAAGATGCTCCGCGACGAGGACTGCCAGATCCTCGCCAGAGATCCGTTCTCGGCCACCAGCGAGGTGGCCTCCTCGCCCGCCACCGCCAATGACGAAATCGCGGTCGTCGCCGAGCGGGGCAAGGTACGCGCGCGACCGGACTCCCAGAACACGGGCTCTGTTTCTTGTTTGTGCGGTGGAGCGGTTGAGCGGCCAAGGCGTCGATCTGAAATGTGCGATC encodes the following:
- the LOC101760306 gene encoding uncharacterized protein LOC101760306 gives rise to the protein MAKVRRSTPAPVPAAKAPAATAKAAKAKSSASAGATDTAAKSPAAAAAAPPIVIEIPSSPDPSVGVGSKGSSGSKKKARKRPAPQLDLDDEIEMWTPRQKMLRDEDCQILARDPFSATSEVASSPATANDEIAVVAERGKVACRDYPHPRSACAKNPFGTTPHERHCDKCFCYVCDIAAPCVSWKGHGGHCHASDKDKKWKTMRLIKKRAQVKPS